The Strix uralensis isolate ZFMK-TIS-50842 chromosome 13, bStrUra1, whole genome shotgun sequence genome window below encodes:
- the LOC141949097 gene encoding chloride intracellular channel protein 2-like translates to MESRQHNATKEPEIELFVKAGLDGENIGNCPFCQRLFMVLWLKGVKFNVTTVDMTRKPEELKDLAPGTNPPFLLFNRELKTDFIKIEEFLEQTLGPPTYPHLSPKYKESFDVGSDIFAKFSAYIKNPRKEANINFEKALLREFQRLDVYLNTPLPEEIDQDSMEDIAVSKRKFLDGDHLTLADCNLLPKLHIIKIAAKKYRDFEIPADMTGVWRYLNNAYACDEFSHTCPADEEIEHTYASVARKMT, encoded by the exons GCTGGTCTGGATGGAGAAAACATCGGAAACTGCCCCTTCTGCCAGCGCCTCTTCATGGTGCTGTGGCTCAAAGGGGTCAAGTTCAACGTCACCACAGTGGACATGACCAG GAAACCTGAAGAGTTGAAAGATTTAGCACCGGGCACCAACCCACCCTTCTTGCTGTTCAACAGGGAGCTGAAAACAGACTTCATTAAGATCGAGGAGTTCCTGGAGCAGACCCTGGGCCCACCCAC GTATCCACACCTGAGCCCCAAGTACAAGGAGTCCTTTGACGTGGGGAGTGATATCTTTGCCAAGTTCTCAGCATACATCAAGAACCCACGCAAGGAAGCAAATATCA ATTTCGAGAAGGCCCTGCTGCGGGAGTTCCAGCGGTTGGATGTCTACCTAAACACTCCTCTCCCCGAGGAGATTGACCAGGACAGCATGGAGGACATCGCCGTCTCCAAGAGGAAATTCCTGGATGGAGACCACCTGACATTGGCTGATTGCAACCTTCTGCCCAAACTGCATATCATCAAG ATTGCAGCCAAAAAGTACCGTGACTTTGAAATCCCAGCGGACATGACGGGTGTCTGGCGCTACCTCAACAATGCCTATGCTTGTGATGAGTTCAGCCACACGTGTCCTGCAGACGAGGAGATAGAGCACACCTATGCCAGCGTCGCCAGGAAGATGACCTAA
- the LOC141949106 gene encoding uncharacterized protein LOC141949106: protein MGDQLEVPAACRVCGWQNSSGKPILSPPHPAWQRRAGGRWMGCSGMSPALSLLLSLASCTLLQGTLLPPQDVRLEAQNFHIRLRWEPDPGSPNGTTYQVEWRRRIPHWTKADTCWGNSTGSSWACELYFDKIHDIYWARVRAVARGELSRWAYSSELQPYRDTIVGPPKLSWLLQDHILSVNIIMPLTPYRSKNGSYKPVDQVLLKLWYWLCLYEGDVLVQQVPCKRSGEEGPCTFRFLKPSTHYCVRTVAADMAREQSREAELCMVTPAGPAGFPWVLLAMLSGVFLLLSVAGLCFVQLHVFPRPSEMQLPKTLALLNRDLNVTITVPTLELREDSLTLLLPTLLPSCGSPAAEQTTPTVQLLLGESLSQDMSGYCANGFGPDCHKGRAPSCTHSQLGHALGSWVSPRLEEDGEAHDGDDVLEQPVLAGLTRDGGTGDRDHRTSETWLSLHLQLYSKCQCPALGAGSCLPLPTLGRSFSQEDLQESLGMAGHWVPLSSVKLPASEEEHGGELVHALQPLHGHGTEPQPGDSTMQQGDLEEAAPDIPLPSPCQLPQLPPDILQTAAFSGYEPRPRADEPTVPCLSNVWERH from the exons ATGGGGGACCAGCTAGAG GTTCCAGCTGCCTGTCGTGTTTGCGGGTGGCAGAACAGCTCCGGCAAGCCCATCCTCTCACCACCGCACCCCGCATGGCAGCGTAGAGCTGGGGGCAGATGGATGGGGTGCAGCGGGATGAGCCCTGCCCTGAGCCTGCTTTTGTCCCTGGCCAGCTGTACCCTGCTCCAGG gcaCACTGTTGCCTCCACAGGATGTGAGGCTGGAGGCACAAAACTTCCACATCCGTCTGCGGTGGGAACCGGACCCTGGCTCGCCCAACGGTACCACGTACCAGGTGGAATGGAGGAGACG AATCCCTCACTGGACCAAGGCAGATACCTGCTGGGGGAACAGCACCGGCTCCTCCTGGGCATGTGAGCTGTATTTTGACAAGATCCATGATATCTACTGGGCAAGGGTGAGAGCGGTGGCCAGAGGCGAGCTGTCCAGGTGGGCCTATTCCAGCGAGCTGCAGCCGTACAGAGACA CAATTGTGGGCCCCCCCAAGTTGTCCTGGCTGCTCCAGGATCACATCCTCAGCGTAAATATCATCATGCCTCTCACTCCCTACCGAAGCAAAAACGGCTCTTACAAGCCAGTCGACCAAGTGCTGCTGAAGCTGTGGTACTGGCTGTGTCTGTACGAAGGGGATGTGCTCGTCCAGCAA GTGCCCTGCAAACGGAGTGGGGAGGAAGGGCcgtgcaccttcaggttcctcaaGCCCAGCACACACTACTGTGTCCGGACAGTGGCTGCGGACATGGCCAGGGAGCAGAGCCGGGAGGCTGAGCTGTGCATGGTGACACCGGCAGGCCCCGCAG GCtttccctgggtcctccttgcCATGCTGAGTGGTGTCTTCCTGCTGCTGAGTGTGGCCGGGCTCTGCTTCGTCCAGCTGCACGTCTTCCCCAGGCCCTCGGAGATGCAACTCCCGAAAACACTT GCTCTCCTGAACAGGGACCTGAATGTGACCATCACGGTGCCCACCCTTGAGCTCAGGGAGGACTCGCTCACCCTGCTCCTGCCAACATTGCTCCCCTCCTGCGGGTCACCTGCAGCTGAGCAGACAACACCCACAGTGCAGCTGCTCCTTGGAGAAAGTCTTTCCCAGGACATGAGTGGCTACTGTGCCAACGGGTTTGGGCCAGACTGCCACAAAGGAAGGGCCCCATCCTGCACCCACAGCCAGCTGGGGCACGCCTTGGGCTCCTGGGTCTCACCACggctggaggaggatggggaggcaCATGATGGGGATGATGTGCTGGAGCAGCCGGTGCTGGCGGGACTGACCAGAGACGGCGGCACAGGTGACAGGGACCACCGGACTTCCGAGACGTGGCTCTCCCTGCACCTCCAGCTTTATTCTAAATGCCAGTGCCCAGCcctgggagcaggcagctgccttcctctgccCACACTGGGCAGGAGCTTCAGCCAGGAGGACCTGCAGGAGAGCCTTGGCATGGCAGGGCACTGGGTACCACTCAGCTCTGTGAAGCTGCCGGCCAGTGAGGAGGAGCATGGAGGGGAACTCGTGCATGCTCTCCAGCCCCTGCATGGCCATGGGACTGAGCCACAACCAGGTGACAGCACCATGCAGCAGGGTGACTTGGAGGAGGCAGCACCAGacatccccctccccagcccctgccagctgccCCAGTTGCCCCCTGACATCCTACAGACAGCTGCCTTCTCCGGCTATGAGCCGCGTCCCCGAGCTGATG AACCGACAGTGCCCTGTCTGAGCAATGTTTGGGAAAGGCACTAG
- the FAAH2 gene encoding fatty-acid amide hydrolase 2 — translation MALSRAERCLALLLRLLSRACLALLGLVAPAPSRAVPASPRAVPPPRRPLLLLPARQLAARLRARQVTCIEVVEAYVERIKEVNPLINAVVKDRFEEALQEARQVDKLLLEGPGDDYLEEKFPLLGVPITVKEAFSLHGMPNTSGLVNRRNVIATSDATVVSRLKQAGAIPLGVTNCSELCMWYESSNRVYGRTNNPYDLQRIVGGSSGGEGSALAAACSVIGVGSDIGGSIRMPAFFNGVFGHKPTTGVVPNDGQFPNARGVRTSFLCTGPMCRYAEDLEPMLRVMAGPGVNKLKLNEKVSLEKIKFHCMDHDGGSIFVSPVDKEILQAQKKVVEHLEGELGVQVQRVAIHKMKYSFQIWSAMMSSKDSDGQEAQLFTDLLGDHGKPVWPLWELMKWLVGMSSHTLPAIALGLTEKLMKLNPGGNAKLVSMGKSLQEEMEALLGPDGVLLYPSHPTIAPRHHSPICMPFNFAYTAIFNVLGLPVTQCPLGLSSEGLPLGIQLVAASYNDHLTLAVARYLEEAFGGWVLPGKV, via the exons ATGGCGCTGTCGCGCGCGGAGCGGTGCCTGGCGCTGCTGTTGCGGCTGCTGTCGCGCGCCTGCCTGGCGCTGCTGGGGCTCGTGGCCCCCGCGCCGTCGCGCGCTGTCCCCGCGTCGCCGCGTGccgtcccgccgccgcgccgcccgctcctgctgctgcccgccCGTCAGCTGGCGGCGCGGCTCCGCGCGCGGCAG GTGACGTGCATCGAGGTGGTTGAGGCGTACGTGGAGAGGATCAAGGAGGTCAATCCCCTCATCAACGCCGTCGTTAAGGACCG GTTTGAGGAGGCCCTGCAGGAAGCCCGGCAGGTAGATAAGCTGCTTTTGGAGGGCCCTGGCGATGACTACCTGGAGGAGAAGTTCCCCTTGTTAGGGGTTCCCATCACCGTCAAGGAGGCCTTTTCTCTGCACG GGATGCCCAACACGTCTGGCTTGGTCAACCGCCGCAACGTGATTGCCACCTCAGATGCCACAGTGGTGTCCCGGCTGAAGCAGGCTGGTGCCATCCCGCTGGGGGTGACCAACTGCAGCGAGCTGTGCATGTGGTACGAGTCCAGCAACAGGGTCTACGGCCGGACCAACAACCCCTACGACCTGCAGAGGATCGTGGGCGGCAGCTCAG GTGGGGAGGGCAGTGCCCTGGCAGCTGCGTGCTCTGTCATAGGTGTGGGCTCTGACATTGGTGGCAGCATCCGGATGCCTGCCTTCTTCAACGGCGTCTTTGGCCATAAACCCACGACAG GGGTGGTGCCCAACGACGGCCAGTTCCCAAACGCTCGAGGGGTGCGGACCAGCTTCCTGTGCACAGGGCCCATGTGCCGCTACGCGGAGGACCTGGAGCCTATGCTGAGGGTCATGGCTGGTCCTGGAGTCAACAA GCTGAAGCTGAATGAAAAGGTGTcgctggagaaaataaaatttcactgcATGGATCATGACGGCGGGTCCATTTTTGTGTCACCTGTGGACAAGGAGATCTTGCAGGCCCAAAAGAAG GTGGTGGAGCACCTTGAAGGCGAGCTGGGGGTCCAAGTTCAGCGCGTGGCAATCCACAAGATGAAGTATTCTTTCCAGATCTGGTCAGCCATGATGTCATCCAAGGACAGCGACGGACAG gAGGCACAGCTATTCACGGACCTGCTGGGGGATCATGGGAAGCCGGTGTGGCCGCTGTGGGAGTTGATGAAGTGGCTTGTGGGGATGTCTTCCCACACTCTTCCAGCTATCG CCCTTGGGCTGACAGAGAAGCTCATGAAACTCAACCCTGGTGGGAATGCCAAGCTGGTGAGCATGGGGAAGAGCCTGCAGGAGGAGATGGAGGCCCTGCTGGGGCCAGATGGAGTACTCCTCtacccctcccaccccaccataGCTCCCAGGCACCACTCCCCCATATGCATGCCGTTCAACTTTGCCTACACAG CTATCTTCAACGTCCTGGGCTTGCCGGTGACACAGTGCCCACTGGGCCTGAGCAGCGAGGGCTTGCCACTGGGCATACAGCTGGTGGCTGCCTCCTACAATGACCACCTGACACTGGCGGTAGCCCGGTATCTGGAAGAGGCCTTTGGAGGATGGGTTTTGCCTGGGAAAGTTTAG